A region from the Desulfomarina profundi genome encodes:
- a CDS encoding LL-diaminopimelate aminotransferase, with protein MITLNEHYFKLQASYLFSDIAARVTSFQKENPEIDVIKLGIGDVTKGLTPTSIAAFHKAVDEMADDATFRGYGPEQGYEFLREAIAVNDFQSRGADISSDEIFVSDGAKCDTGNFQELFTSDITIAIPDPVYPVYLDTNVMAGRTGEFADGRYRGVVYLESTRENNFVPDLPEDKVDLIYLCFPNNPTGSTISKTELKNWVDYARDHKALILFDAAYESFIRDDSLPKTIYEVEGAREVAVEFRSFSKNAGFTGTRCAYTVVPKECRAYDGKGNIQHIHSLWHRRHCTKFNGVSYPVQRAAEATYSEEGKKETRALVDYYMRNADAVCDTFRSLNYEFAGGENSPYIWIDGKRDSWEFFDMLLRETGVVCTPGGGFGKCGNQYIRISAFNSYENVQTAMTRLTEKLK; from the coding sequence ATGATTACTCTCAATGAACACTATTTTAAGCTCCAGGCATCATACCTCTTTTCAGACATAGCTGCACGTGTGACCTCCTTTCAGAAGGAAAACCCGGAAATTGATGTGATAAAGCTTGGTATCGGCGATGTTACAAAGGGATTGACACCTACTTCAATTGCCGCCTTTCATAAAGCTGTGGATGAAATGGCCGATGATGCAACCTTCAGAGGTTATGGACCTGAACAGGGGTATGAGTTTCTTCGCGAGGCCATAGCGGTCAATGACTTTCAGAGCCGTGGAGCTGATATTTCCAGTGATGAAATTTTTGTCAGCGATGGGGCAAAATGTGATACAGGCAACTTTCAGGAACTTTTTACTTCCGATATAACCATTGCCATACCCGATCCGGTTTATCCTGTTTATCTCGATACCAATGTCATGGCAGGTCGGACTGGAGAGTTTGCAGATGGCAGGTACCGGGGTGTTGTTTATCTTGAGAGCACCAGAGAAAATAATTTTGTTCCTGATCTTCCGGAAGATAAAGTAGACCTGATCTATCTCTGCTTTCCCAATAATCCTACCGGTTCAACAATTTCCAAAACCGAACTGAAAAACTGGGTTGACTATGCCAGGGATCATAAAGCCCTTATCCTTTTCGACGCTGCCTATGAATCATTTATCCGTGACGATTCTCTTCCAAAGACTATTTATGAAGTTGAAGGTGCAAGAGAGGTTGCTGTAGAATTCAGGAGCTTTTCTAAAAATGCAGGATTTACCGGAACACGATGTGCCTATACCGTTGTCCCGAAGGAATGCCGGGCCTATGATGGCAAAGGAAATATCCAGCATATTCATTCTCTCTGGCACAGGCGGCACTGTACAAAGTTCAATGGTGTTTCCTACCCCGTTCAGCGAGCAGCTGAGGCCACATACAGTGAGGAAGGGAAAAAAGAAACCAGAGCTCTTGTCGATTATTATATGAGAAATGCTGATGCCGTCTGCGATACATTCAGAAGTTTGAACTATGAATTTGCTGGAGGAGAGAATTCACCATATATCTGGATAGACGGTAAAAGAGATTCCTGGGAGTTTTTTGATATGCTCCTCAGGGAAACAGGTGTAGTCTGCACTCCCGGAGGAGGTTTTGGCAAATGCGGTAACCAGTATATTAGAATTTCTGCATTCAACAGTTATGAAAATGTTCAGACCGCTATGACCAGACTGACAGAGAAGCTGAAATAA